A genomic segment from Nocardiopsis sp. Huas11 encodes:
- a CDS encoding response regulator transcription factor: MTTVVIADDEALLRKALAALLPLEGEITVLAEAEDGESAVEATLQHRPDVLVIDLEMPGLDGLGAVARIRDARPEQVILMLTRHARPGVLRRALKLGVQGFAGKAAEPAHIASVITTLREGRRWVDPDVSALAVIDDNPLTDREMDVLRATGEGYSAADIAARLHLAEGTVRNYLSNAMHKTQTRTRHEAARYAREHDWL; this comes from the coding sequence ATGACGACCGTGGTGATCGCCGATGACGAGGCCCTGCTCCGCAAGGCGCTGGCGGCCCTGCTCCCCCTCGAAGGGGAGATCACCGTCCTGGCCGAGGCCGAGGACGGTGAGTCGGCCGTCGAGGCCACGCTCCAGCACCGACCGGACGTGCTCGTCATCGACCTGGAGATGCCCGGGCTGGACGGGTTGGGCGCCGTCGCGCGGATCCGCGACGCCCGCCCGGAGCAGGTGATCCTCATGCTGACCCGGCACGCCAGGCCCGGTGTGCTCCGCAGGGCGCTCAAGCTCGGAGTCCAGGGCTTCGCCGGCAAGGCCGCGGAACCGGCGCACATCGCATCCGTCATCACGACGCTGCGCGAGGGGCGGCGGTGGGTCGACCCGGACGTCTCCGCGCTCGCCGTCATCGACGACAACCCCCTCACCGACCGGGAGATGGACGTACTGCGGGCGACGGGTGAGGGCTACTCGGCCGCCGACATCGCCGCCCGGCTCCACCTGGCGGAGGGCACAGTGCGCAACTACCTTTCGAACGCGATGCACAAGACCCAGACGCGGACCCGGCACGAGGCGGCGCGGTACGCGCGAGAACACGACTGGCTGTGA
- a CDS encoding VOC family protein, producing MPVLTGTLVVGLPIADRWRSMVFYRDAFGFAPLGDPAEDGVPEPLRFRLDERTLLMLIPTGGFGWVIGDGRQIAPPGVHESLLGLGLASESDVDTVIERAVRAGGETVTAPGPQPWGYSGVCADPDGHLWQITVEPPADS from the coding sequence ATGCCCGTACTCACCGGCACACTCGTCGTCGGCCTGCCCATCGCCGACCGGTGGCGCTCGATGGTCTTCTACCGCGACGCCTTCGGCTTCGCGCCCCTGGGCGATCCCGCCGAGGACGGGGTGCCCGAACCGCTGCGGTTCCGGCTCGACGAACGGACACTGCTGATGCTCATCCCCACGGGAGGGTTCGGGTGGGTCATCGGCGACGGCCGCCAGATCGCGCCGCCCGGTGTCCACGAGTCCCTGTTGGGCCTCGGTCTGGCCTCGGAGAGCGACGTCGACACCGTCATCGAACGGGCGGTCCGTGCCGGCGGCGAGACCGTCACGGCGCCCGGCCCGCAACCGTGGGGCTACTCCGGGGTCTGCGCCGACCCCGACGGCCATCTGTGGCAGATCACCGTCGAACCGCCGGCGGACTCCTGA
- a CDS encoding sensor histidine kinase, translated as MTSEHAGAAPEHLRAVSRSIVIASLSAVGALLVSIDARTWQEAALLAPGLVAALVAVSSRGRGHASRVLFPCLAVAAVVWLLGVVLADLGTASFGLGAVGTLAVLELPRHRRATVLGLSALFLAGPVVKLVLGHQDVLGVLLRFVLVAGCIAVVAVVLTYLDRVVGDLVTQLEASRERDAELAVARERVRFAGDLHDIQGHTLHVVKLKAVLAGKLVHADADRAEEELREIHALVGDTIDRTRELAYAQRRLNLSAELENAKNLFEAAGIDVRVDREADVDTRAGELLGQVLRETTTNILRHAQAERARITLAGAGIRIVNDGASGTAPPDLAGLAALRERVEGAGGELTVERGGGRFVTAAAFPRLTSDRPGSRGTWKDDR; from the coding sequence CACCTGCGCGCCGTCAGCCGCTCCATCGTGATCGCTTCGCTCTCCGCCGTCGGGGCTCTGCTCGTGTCGATCGATGCCCGGACCTGGCAGGAGGCCGCCCTCCTGGCCCCGGGCCTGGTGGCGGCCCTGGTGGCCGTCTCGTCGCGGGGGCGGGGCCACGCCTCCCGTGTCCTGTTCCCCTGCCTGGCCGTCGCCGCGGTCGTGTGGTTGCTCGGTGTGGTCCTGGCGGATCTGGGGACGGCGTCCTTCGGCCTCGGTGCGGTGGGCACGCTCGCCGTCCTCGAACTGCCGCGCCACCGCCGTGCCACGGTTCTGGGGTTGTCCGCGCTCTTCCTCGCGGGGCCCGTGGTGAAGCTGGTCCTGGGGCACCAGGACGTGCTCGGCGTGCTGCTGCGGTTCGTCCTCGTCGCCGGTTGCATCGCCGTGGTCGCCGTCGTCCTGACCTACCTCGACCGGGTGGTCGGCGACCTCGTCACGCAGCTGGAGGCGTCCCGCGAACGCGACGCGGAACTGGCCGTGGCCCGCGAGCGGGTGCGGTTCGCCGGGGACCTGCACGACATCCAGGGCCACACGCTGCACGTGGTGAAGCTGAAGGCCGTGCTGGCCGGGAAGCTGGTGCACGCGGACGCCGACCGGGCCGAGGAGGAGCTCCGGGAGATCCACGCCCTGGTCGGCGACACCATCGACCGGACCAGGGAACTCGCCTACGCGCAGCGGCGCCTCAACCTGTCCGCGGAGCTGGAGAACGCCAAGAACCTCTTCGAGGCCGCGGGCATCGACGTGCGCGTCGACCGCGAGGCCGACGTCGACACCCGGGCCGGCGAGCTGCTCGGCCAGGTCCTGCGGGAGACCACGACCAACATCCTGCGGCACGCACAGGCGGAGCGGGCCCGGATCACCCTCGCGGGGGCGGGCATCCGCATCGTCAACGACGGCGCGTCCGGGACGGCGCCGCCGGACCTCGCGGGGCTCGCCGCCCTCAGGGAACGGGTGGAGGGCGCCGGCGGCGAGCTGACCGTGGAGCGGGGCGGCGGGCGCTTCGTGACCGCCGCGGCGTTCCCGCGCCTCACCTCCGACCGGCCAGGAAGCAGGGGAACGTGGAAGGACGACCGATGA
- a CDS encoding phosphotransferase: protein MSGFATTEDLSDVVREALGSGYRITDAERLRGGTKKGVYRLRLDGGAAESVIVYRWTSGEDFWPETGEDDPTDPFAHASGPALFLAARRRLEGLGVRAPRLLWTDAGDDGGPAAASAVAVVEDVPGPTLETALEEEPARAAPALADLARSLDLMWHDRSPRYGRVDLLERGGASRGASCERLILDRALHDVAEAADRDTRIAEARNRLTDHLRRLAERVAPRTEYSLIHGELGPDHVLIDADGRAVLIDIEGLMYFDAEWEHVFLRLRFPGHYDVLRRPGLEPERLDLYELAMRLSLVAGPLRLLDGDFPDREVMMGIAEHNLKQSLALLP from the coding sequence ATGAGCGGATTCGCGACGACCGAGGACCTGTCGGACGTGGTGCGTGAGGCACTGGGGTCCGGCTACCGGATCACCGACGCGGAGCGGCTGCGAGGAGGAACCAAGAAGGGGGTCTACCGGCTCCGGCTCGACGGCGGTGCGGCGGAGAGCGTGATCGTCTACCGGTGGACGAGCGGGGAGGACTTCTGGCCGGAGACCGGCGAGGACGACCCGACGGACCCGTTCGCGCACGCGTCCGGACCCGCTCTGTTCCTGGCCGCGCGGCGCCGCCTGGAAGGGCTGGGCGTGCGGGCCCCCCGACTGCTGTGGACCGACGCCGGTGACGACGGCGGCCCCGCCGCGGCCTCGGCCGTCGCCGTGGTCGAGGACGTGCCCGGGCCGACCCTCGAAACCGCACTGGAGGAGGAGCCCGCGCGGGCGGCGCCCGCCCTGGCGGACCTGGCGCGGTCGCTCGACCTGATGTGGCACGACCGCTCGCCGCGCTACGGCCGGGTCGACCTGCTGGAACGGGGCGGCGCCTCCCGTGGCGCCTCCTGCGAGCGGCTGATCCTGGACCGGGCTCTGCACGACGTGGCCGAGGCGGCCGATCGCGACACCAGGATCGCGGAGGCCCGGAACCGGCTCACCGACCACCTGCGACGGTTGGCGGAGCGGGTGGCACCGCGCACCGAGTACTCGCTGATCCACGGGGAGCTGGGTCCCGACCACGTCCTCATCGACGCCGACGGACGCGCGGTGCTCATCGACATCGAGGGCCTGATGTACTTCGACGCCGAGTGGGAGCACGTGTTCCTGCGGCTGCGCTTCCCCGGGCACTACGACGTGCTGCGGCGGCCCGGCCTGGAGCCCGAGCGCCTGGACCTGTACGAGCTGGCGATGCGCCTGTCGCTGGTGGCGGGTCCGCTCCGGCTGCTGGACGGCGACTTCCCCGACCGGGAGGTCATGATGGGCATCGCCGAGCACAACCTGAAGCAGTCACTGGCCCTGCTGCCCTGA